The genomic DNA GGGAGAGTGGGGACAACATTTTTAGTACTTATTCATCAAATgagaaaagttttatttttcttttaaaaagtaacaataatattttaacaaaaggAAGCAACATTGGTAAGATGTACCAAGTTAGGGTTTTAATTGGAaaccgtatatatatataaattgtaaTGACAGGGTTTTAAAGAGATTACCTTGCACCCTTGGAAGCAGCAAAAATGATTTCTTGTAACAAAAAGTCAGCGGGACCATGTAGGTTTAGGTCAACAACTAGTCCAGCGAAAATTCAATAGATAAGCCGAGAATGGATGGAACATTTGGTCAGCAGATGGTGTAAAGCACTGTCCCTTCAACGCATATTGGCAGTTGTGCATTTAATTTTGTGATACAACAAACAGTTGGCAAATTCTTTGTAATAAGCCTTGCATTTTCCTCATGCAGAATTACAGTTTGTGCACAGGGTCGGGGAACACAAGTTTCGCCCAAGAGCCAAGAGCCTGCCTCCAAGGCGCTCATAATGGTTAAGCCAGAATAGAAGCTAGAACCACCTCTACCCCACGTGATAAATCCCCTGCCAAAGTTTGCCTCACCACCAATCTTCTTATACTGTGATGTGACACAGATAATACAATGTAATAtgacaatgaccaaaatacccaaatacccacaaaccctaataactcttctaacagaTTCAATGCATATTGGATATCTGCCACAATTTAACAGGATACAGGAGCTCAAAAGGTTGATTTGGAAAACAACAATGGACTAAAAGGAAGGGGGTAGCAATGCCTCTGTTGCTCTGGTAGTTacttttggaaaaccctaaccATGGACCCTCATCTTTGGGATGTAGAACAAATTTAAGAGGTTGAGAAGGTTGATTTTAATGCTTGACTCTTTCTCCAAACTACTAAAGATTATATCAAGGGAGTAAGCATCCCAGTTTCACACCTCTTAGTGACAAAACCACAAGACACATGATACTGGGGATCTTTCTCTACTAGCATACATCTAGCAGTGGttggaacaaaaacaaaagcattccTAACCAACCATACCAAGCAGGTAAATTCTTGCATATGAGATCTCTTCCATAAGCAGTACAAAGGCTCAACATTGGCAAGCCAGCAGAATCAGAAGCTTTACCTACCTAACAATCTAGCCTCAGCAAAGAGATGGAAAAACATGCTACCACTGATCAAAATCTTGTGTGACAGTGAAGTAACTTGCATTTgaattatgtatttttaaattgatataaTCAGAAATATAGGCGTCTACAAGAATATTAgacataaaaacaaatatatattgcGAAGATGCAAGCAAAGTAAGGATGAATGTTTCAATCATTCAAGATGCATATAGATCTCTAGATAAATCCTTCTCCATTATCTGTTTCTTCAATACATCTACGGTCTTAAGCGCTGAAGTTAAGTTATGCTAGAAAGAGGAGCACCACAAATATGCTGACCTTCTTGTAagaatttccaaaaaaaaaaaaaaccatgaatTTATCAAATAGGGAACAACAATCAAAAGCATATCCATGAAAACTAGTTGTGCATAGGCCTGGTCCCCTAGTTAACCTTTCCACAATGGACAGCCAAGAATTTCACACTAACAAAGTTTGCAAagcaaacaaaatcaacaaggctaaaataaatttctaattttaCGTAACTTCAATTTTCATGCAATGCTCATCGCTGTTGAAAGAATGGAAGATGAGACTGCTAGTACAAGTGGAGGAGAAAATACATAAATTAATGCACTCTAAACTACGAAACCACAAGATTAGGCAAGTTCAAATTTTGGAGCATTATTGAAGTACAAAATAAGCATCCCTTCAAATCAGAGTTCCATGGAAACATAAGTGAAACATACAAGAATTGTGAAGTAAAAAAAACCACAATTTGACATCCAGTATTCAAATGAAAGAACCCCAACAAAGTACAGCATGATCAGCAACTGACAAAGGCGAAATACCCCGAATGGACAGTCTAACCAACATGTTACTAGGCAAGTATTTTCACAGGATACTTGTGAACGCAGTCCTCCCAAGGACCATTTCGAGATGGCTTCACATTCCGGAGTGCCTGCCAAACAGCGCTATTACATTTGAAACCACTACCAAATGCAATCTGCCAGACACGGTTACCCTTGCGCATCCTTCCCTTGGCCTCTATATACGCCAACTCATACCAAATGGAGCTCGACGAAGTATTCCCAAACCGGTGAAGAGTCATCCTAGAAGCCTCCACATGAATTGGCAACAGCTGAAGATTCTTCTCCAGCTCGTCAATCACAGCCCTGCCTCCAGCATGAATGCAAAAATGATCAAAAGCCAGCTTAAAATCCGGAATATACGGCTTCACAGTCTCATTGAACAACTTCTTAACCAGCAGGGTCGAAAAGAACAGAAGCTGCTCGCTAATTGGGAGCACAAGAGGCCCCAATGTGGTGATGTTAGTTTTCAGAGCCCCACCAGCTATCGCCATTAAATCTTTCGACAATGAAACACCCGTCTTCCCTTGATCATCCTGCTCCTGATAAACGCAACGAAAAGCCTTTTCATCCGCCCCTCGATGAGTCCTCACCACATGAACAAGCTTGTATTTGGCCCGCCTCCGGTCCATGGCCTTGTTGGAGAGCAAAACTGCGCTGCACCCGACTCGAAACAAGCAATTGGGTATCAACATAGACTTCTTATTCCCGAAATACCAATTCTGGGTAATATTCTCAGTGCTCACAACCACAGCATAAGTGTTCCTATGGACCTGCAACAACTCCCCCGCAAGATCAACCGCTATAACCCCAGCACTACAACCCATCCCACCCAAATTAAAGCTCCTAATATTACCCCTAAGCTTATACTTGTTAACAATCATAGCCGAAAGCGAAGGCGTGGGATTAAATAAGCTACAATTCACAACGA from Corylus avellana chromosome ca6, CavTom2PMs-1.0 includes the following:
- the LOC132185028 gene encoding 3-ketoacyl-CoA synthase 4, producing the protein MDPGGATHADTASGGAGGAVGVRIQQTRRLPDFLQSVNLKYVKLGYHYLISNLLTLCFIPLIIVTLIEASQMNLNDIRQLWLHLQYNLLGVVICSAFLVFGLTVYIMTRPRPIYLVDYSCYRPPDQLKAPFGSFMEHSRLNGNFDDSSLEFQRKILERSGLGEETYVPEAMHQIPPTPSMTAAREEAEQVMFGALDNLFANTNVKPKDIGVLVVNCSLFNPTPSLSAMIVNKYKLRGNIRSFNLGGMGCSAGVIAVDLAGELLQVHRNTYAVVVSTENITQNWYFGNKKSMLIPNCLFRVGCSAVLLSNKAMDRRRAKYKLVHVVRTHRGADEKAFRCVYQEQDDQGKTGVSLSKDLMAIAGGALKTNITTLGPLVLPISEQLLFFSTLLVKKLFNETVKPYIPDFKLAFDHFCIHAGGRAVIDELEKNLQLLPIHVEASRMTLHRFGNTSSSSIWYELAYIEAKGRMRKGNRVWQIAFGSGFKCNSAVWQALRNVKPSRNGPWEDCVHKYPVKILA